In Malus sylvestris chromosome 2, drMalSylv7.2, whole genome shotgun sequence, the genomic stretch AGCATGTATAACAAAATAAGTAGGTATATGAGCAAGTGCCAAGTGGTCGGTACAAATGATACAATAGTTTACTTGAATTAATGAGTTTACTAATTCAAAAAGTGTgctgaaaatttaatttttctcaaatgacacaaaatatatgGATTTACTTGACATGCGTGGTTTAGAGTGATTGCTTTTACTTAAGAATTAATACTTCTATCGTATACACTGTTTGGTTTGTGTGCGTGTGTTAAAAGATACGAAAGGAAAATGCATTTGTGGTAGATATTGTATTGTATTTATTCAGATAATTACGATTCATCAAAAAAACATTACCTTTGTTTGGTCGAGTGGTTCGAGATTTCAATCTTATCTTATATTTCATACATCAATGCCAACCTCTTTCACTTCAACTAATTAAGTCATGCGTGAGTGTTGTCGTTTGTTTAAACTTTCATAGATTAACTgaaatattcatgctcatacgTAAGCTATGCACGCTTGGTACAAAAATGAActccaagaaaacaaaaatttaaaaaaaaacatagatcaatcaacaaacaaacaaataatagtAATCCCTTCATAGATATATTTCTTGACGatttacaaaaatatataaataaaaaaagtaaaagtaaTTGATCAGTAGTAACTATATTTTCTACAAATTAATTACACTAGTCCTTCAGAGTCCACTACAAAGCCCTTAACCAAAAATATAGGGGTCATGAGGgtttgatttctctttctttttttttcttcttataaaTCTAATCCTAACATAAATAGTAATTAATATTCTAATCAACAAGCTGCTGAGGGATTGGTAAAGTGATTGTAAAAATGAGGCTTTGAAGCCATAGAAAATGGGCTCTTGGATGATCCCTCACTACCAGCACCTCCGATTCTTTCACAAGATGGACACATAGTGAGGGTGGCTGTTGGCATATGCATGTACAAAggttggtttaatttgagtgcctTCAGTTCTTGCAGCTCTTTTTGTAGCCTTCTGTTCTCATCTGTTAGTGTTTCACAGCACTTCTTCAAGAACTCACAGTCTACCTCAGTTTGCTTAAGCTTTGTCCTGCGAATTAACAAATCAAAGCCAGTATAATCAAATTTTTTGCATTAATTAATATCTGGACCTTTTTGGAAAATAACCCAAAAATTTTATCtggaaattaatttttaatatttacctGGCTCTCCTATTTTGGAACCATACTTCCACTTGTCTTGGCCTCAAGTTTAACTGCCTGGCTAAAGCTTGCTTTTGCTTCTGGAAATAAACCAATGAAATTAATATTAGTTTTCATAGAGacaataatattaataaaagataaatgattttcgtaatattatttttcatagagataataatagtaataaaaGATAAATGATTTTCGTACATTTTTTCGCCACATGTGAACatcgtttgtaaaaaaaatcaagataaCAGAAATAAACAGCGATGTGCATAAATCTTTCTCTAATCAAATAGCCTAACAAAatgattagagagagagaaattacaGGATTGAGAGTGCTATGTTGTTTGAAGCTTTCCTCTAAGAGAGCAGATTGTTCCTTGGTGAGCCTGAGCTTCTTTCTAGCATTAGAACCGTCTTCATCTTCATCACTCACTCTTGAGGAGACTTTCTCATCGACATCAACCTCTTCACTGCTGAggtctctctccctcttgaCCACTCTACCACTAGAGAAGGAGTTAGAGACTGCGCTATGACTGTGAGGAGAGGACGCTGCGGCAGCTTGCCTGTACAAATCAATTGCTTCATCCTGAGAAGAATTACCAACCTTGTAAATATTGGAGGCTACTGTTTGTTGATGATATGGCTCACCAGAAAGACCTAAAGTTAAAGATGGCTCAAAAGCACCACTTGTTGGAGCAGAATTTAGGGAAGGCTTAATATTATTCTTTGCAAACTTTGTAAGGTTACAACTCTCCTGAGGAGCAGACGACGTCAGACCTAACCCTAATACAAGGCCTGTGTTGCAAGCATGATCATCGAAACCCATTTggcagaagaaggaggaggaggaggaggaggaggaggaggagatgtAATTGGGGGTTTGTTATGTGAAATGGGGGGTTGGGAGAGATAATATATATGGTTGAAGTTATGGGAGCAAAAGGGTGTGTGTTatgagttttagagagagagagagagagagagagagagaattaggAATGAGACTTTTGTGGGGGCGctgggtgggtgggtgggtggcTATGATTATTAATCAAACGAAGGAATGAGTAGAGAAACGAATCTGGGGCATTGTGAAATTATGAAGGTACCTCCCTATCTCTCTACATAGGTTGACAATTTGAGTCCCACtaccatataatatatattcttACATGCATAATCTCCATTCCATTATTATAACAACAAAACAATAGAACTCACATATATGCTTGCTGCTAGAATCCCATGGCAGTGGGAAACACATCAAAGAGGATGATTCGCTTGTGCTTCGCCACCCATTAACGTACCAATTCTAACTATTGCTAGCTACtactttaattttcttttcatttatatGCTTCCTCTTGCGTTAGTAGGTTCTCACTTTACatgtatttcaattattggGTTATATGCTTCCTCTTGCGTTAGTAGGTTCTCACTTTACatgtatttcaattattggGCACACTTTTGCTCTGTGCTATCTTTACTTGTGTCTCAGCAGAAGTATTCcgtgacatatatattatcattAGAAATAAATGTTCTCTTGGTCACTACAAATGTATGATCATTTTTGTTGTTAAATTTGATATTAAGAGTgtatattaaataaaattatttttaatataatcaTTTCAATCCATCAAATACAACTGTGAGTGATCAAATATTCTTAAACACTAGATAATCGAGGAAATATGACTTTTAATTATGCCCAATAAGCTAGTGTGGGATTTTGCTCATTCAAAGATTGCTTTATCTTattggaaaaggaaataaaattagaaaaaaaaaaatgagaagatcATGATTGGATATTAAGAAGTTCTTTTTAGTTGTATCAGCCCACATGAACTGTCTCCCACTCCATGTTTGCTTAATTCATGTGGCTAGAGAAGAGAGATGGACGTGCATCACATAGTGTCAACTCCTTGCTTACCAAATATTGCAATTCTAACTTTTATTTAAAGAGAGATGGGTGGATATATAGAATGGTGGgtggtttttaatttgttttgttggtTAATTAATTGGGATAGATTAATTAGAAGAGATGTCCACTATATTTCTCGAATTGCATATGTAATTAGTGTTGGATTAGCAgtaatttcctttgttttctctgtttgttttgtgataaaggaaaagagaaagggaaaaagaaaagtagGTGGAAAACATGCACCATTGGAGGAGTAATGCTAGTAGTAGAATTCAATTCAAAAGAGTTATAATGGTGCCACGAGAATATAATTCATCAACAAGAATCCGGATATCTTTGCTTAACTAGAAAGTTGATGTGGAGTGTGTGGGACCTACTCTTCTCTCTTCATGTacatttgatgatgatgataataacaataattattattattattattgcatATGACCTTTTACTATAATGGTGAAAATGCATTGAGCCTTTGCATGGTGGTGTGAGTTCAAATCATGTCGATgtttaatctaacatctaatttaacaaaacctattataaaaaggaaaaaaaaatcataattataataattaaggaCTCTCTCAATAATATTGCTTTGTCGGCGTACGATCGATGCTGATGAGCGGGATGAGTAGTTAGGTCACCTATAAGACATGATAACCCTAAAATAATGCAACGCAAGAGAACAGCAATTCAAGCTTCTAATGCAtgcatgcttattaactccaatTATAATCTTTTTAAGGACAAATAATTAGGCTTTGAGAGGAGGAGGAGtactatttaattatttaaggcCCCACTGACCAGTCATTGATGAGAATAGTGCGGGGGCATTAGTATTGCTCCACCAAAATACAACGTCCACACTTATATATGGATTATTTGTCACATTACGTTTTGGTACAAAATTTTTGCAGGAACATTAGTATTGATCCACCAAAATACAACgtccatacatatatatatggatttttGTCACATTATGTTTTTGACACAATATTTTGCAATGTTGGGATAGGAATTGATGTTAAACAATGAGATTGTAGAGAATCCATAAAGTCCTACTTTGTGAAAGtccccttagcatttctctaattGATTTTACCTGTTCAAGTTGAAAAATGATCGAAAGTAGTACTTTCTTAATCGTCAAGAATTCAAAGGGATTCTTTAATTATGGGTGATGTTAAAGAGATCAAATTTTTAGACTATCTTTTGTAAACTACATGATGTAAAGGTTGATGGTGGACTCTttctttaaatcattaaaaaatgaGGCCAGTCATGAACCATCACATCATACATCTATAAAAAATGGTATAAAAATTTGGTCTTCCtaacattttttaattattaaatactTTCATTATCACATGATTTTTGAAATGCCATACATGCAACTCTGTTCAATGGTGCACATGCCACTATTTCAATAAGTCTTTCAAAATGTAGACCCAAATAATAAAGACAGTTTTTTAAAATAAGGGTAAATCACACAAAACTACCTtgtctttaaaaagtttcaatgtcatacctcatctacaaatttgttgcaatgtcataccttccgtCAGTTTGTTTGttaatcctttgttaaatgctgacgtggctgaagCGGGACCCactctttattaaaaaaatttactaaatattaaaaatttattaaaaaattaatgaattattttaattctaaaaaaaaaaaataaataaataaattaagggACCCACCAGTCCACCCGTGTCACCCctctatttcttcttcttctgttcTTCCCCATTCACCCGTGTCCCCCTCCCACCCCCAACCTTCCTTCACCACCCCTTCCCTCACCTCTTCTTCCACCGCCCCTTTATCCCACCCAAAACCCAGATCCCCTCCCTACAACCCCCGACCCCTTCCCCACCCACGCCAACATCTTTCCCCCCAGACCCACCACCTCCttctcttattcttcttcttctgttcTTCCCCATCCACCTGTGTCCCCTTCCCCACCCCCAACCTTCCTTCACCACCCCATCGTCGccctctcttcctccatctccACCTCCTTCCATCTCACCCATGGATCCTCCTTCCCTCTGTCGATTTGGACCCTAGCTGGCAAAACAGCAACATCGACTCGAACCTAGACTGGGTGTTTGTTGGGTCGGGCGTGTTCAAGAGCAGTGACCCGGTGAAGCGGACAAGGTTTATTGTGCAAGCGGTGACGCACTCTCAAGACCCGGATGTGCTGTCAGAGGTGAGCTGCAGGTTGGAGGAGGCGATGGTGGGGTTTAAGGGAGTGTTTGGATGGATTAGTGGGTTTAAAGGACTTTTTGGGTGGATTGTTGATGTGGTGTTCCTCGTCGGCGTGGATATGGGGAAGAGAGGGCGGCGGTAGGGTGGTGATGGAAGGTTGGGGGTAGGAGGCGGATACGGGTAGATGGTGAAGAacaaaagaagaataagaagaagaggGGGGGACACGGGTGGACGGGTGGGtcccccaaatttttttttttgagaattaaaaaaaataattaatttttaaataaataattaatttttttaataaagagtGGGTCCCACTtccagccacgtcagcatttaacagagaaTTAACAGACAAACTGAtggaaggtatgacattgcaacaaatttgtagatgaggtatgacattgaaattttttaaagacgAAGTACGAAACTATTAatgacccaatagttgaggtagttttgtgtaatttacccttaaaataACTTCAAAGCGCTTTAGGTTATCAAGATGTTTATGATAATGTTTGACAAGAAAAAACTAGAAATGCATTTGAGttataaaaaaacatttgaaataATTTCTAGAAGAAGCATctactatgtttttttttttggaaacatttTAAGTACGTACTTTTTCAAGAAACACTtgcattttattaaaaataacgGAGTTATTCTAATATAAGTGCTTTTATGAAAAACGCTTCTAAATAAAAATACTTTTTAGAGacctaacacacacacacacacacacacacacacacacacatatatattttatGCTTTTATGAAAAACGCTTCTAAATAAAAATACTTTTTAGAGacctaacacacacacacactcacacactcacacacacacacatatatattttatttttgagtaaactgtcgatttgccccctgaactatcacccaactttcaatttcccccctgaactttttaattggaaaattaaggacttaaactaatttttttggccaatttcccccctacagttagtttttcatagatttcatccaaattaacgttaactcttatcatatgcaaaccacgtaactctcatttgtggacaaaagtGTCATTTCACTAGACCTTTAGATacaaaagctatagaatcacacatatttgcataggtttatattttagaaatctaaggttttcaattattttaaagaatgaagcgaccgaactacccacacatgttgtgcatatgcttccatttaacaaaaatttggatggaatgaatgaaaaattaacagcagggggcaaatcggccaaaaaaattagtttaagtccttaattttccaattaaaaagttcaggggggaaatcgaaagttgggtgatagttcagggggcaaatcggcagtatactatttattttttttcaacttgTCGAATAAGCTCGAGACAAGTGATTATCAATATGCCAATATATGATCTACATATGCATTATTGTTATGCTATGTATATTTGAAGAATATTCATCActcaatttatttgttttttgataatcaagttatttattttgaaattaGCTTCAGACCTAGATGCATATGGTAAAATACACTGCTTTAACCAATTTAATGAACCTAAGATTGCATCACATTCTAGTCCGGTAAAACTATTTGTTCTATATAATAATTTCTTCGCAACTCATGCCACACCTACATACATAGCATCATTTCTATTCGTAACATGATCCAGTGTGACCTAAAAATAAGATaagttgatgcacaaaatcagtgaggactttggtacaacagaaagtgttaagtttgtgatctttgctagattgctccagttactagtgtggataagtttgtaaatggatagagatagggaagcaaacacaagatgtatgtggttcacctagattggctacgtccacggagtaaaggagttctcattaattgtgaagggtttacacaagtacataggttcaagctctcattttgtgagtactagtgaatgatttagtacaaatgacattaggaaatattgtgagagaatgatctctatttatagaagagagtttctagtttcattctgacattgac encodes the following:
- the LOC126613751 gene encoding homeobox-leucine zipper protein HAT22-like, producing the protein MGFDDHACNTGLVLGLGLTSSAPQESCNLTKFAKNNIKPSLNSAPTSGAFEPSLTLGLSGEPYHQQTVASNIYKVGNSSQDEAIDLYRQAAAASSPHSHSAVSNSFSSGRVVKRERDLSSEEVDVDEKVSSRVSDEDEDGSNARKKLRLTKEQSALLEESFKQHSTLNPKQKQALARQLNLRPRQVEVWFQNRRARTKLKQTEVDCEFLKKCCETLTDENRRLQKELQELKALKLNQPLYMHMPTATLTMCPSCERIGGAGSEGSSKSPFSMASKPHFYNHFTNPSAAC